The Henckelia pumila isolate YLH828 chromosome 2, ASM3356847v2, whole genome shotgun sequence genome includes a window with the following:
- the LOC140884146 gene encoding laccase-14-like, producing MKVFMILPLAIVVLLCSVPATDAAIRSYTFVLEDTVYTKLCENTTILTINGQSPGPTIVAKKGDLVIVDLINRANHSITIHWHGVKMPRYPWWDGPEFVTQCPIKPGQRFKYNIVLSDEEGTLWWHAHNDWSRATVYGALVILPKDGQSYPFPKPADEFPVLIGEWWKADIQEVMEEFLANGGDPNNSDAFLLNGQPGDLYPCSKQDTFKVTVEFGKTYLFRLVNSIMNNIMFFKIANHNITVVGSDASYTKPLNSDYITISPGQTIDFLLHANQIPSHYYMASRVYASSGIFDRGIPTGIIEYAGNYTPPTNLTVPDFFEFNDTGAAVAFTNQLKSLADKKHPVDVPQTVDKSLFFTLSVNTRNCSSNSSTSCVRSEGDRLLASVNNITLLLPHTSILNAYYYKIPGVYTKDFPESPLYKFNYTGEITSNLTDPQNGTRVLVLEHNTNVELVFQGTNIVGGIDHPMHLHGHSFYVVGSDLGNFNPDIHPKNYNLKDPPLMETIAVPRNGWTAIRFKANNPGVWFMHCHFERHVSWGMGMTFIIKNGKGGKARMAPPPRDMPKCT from the exons atgaaggTTTTTATGATCTTGCCTTTGGCAATTGTTGTTCTTCTTTGTAGTGTACCAGCGACAGATGCCGCAATTCGAAGCTACACTTTTGTT CTTGAAGATACAGTATACACGAAGCTTTGCGAGAACACGACCATTTTGACAATAAATGGACAGTCACCGGGGCCGACTATTGTTGCAaaaaaaggagatttagtcatcgTTGATCTTATTAATCGTGCTAATCATAGTATAACCATCCACtg gCATGGAGTGAAAATGCCAAGATATCCTTGGTGGGATGGCCCCGAATTCGTGACCCAGTGTCCCATCAAACCTGGCCAGAGATTCAAGTACAATATTGTGCTCTCCGACGAGGAAGGTACCCTGTGGTGGCACGCACACAATGACTGGTCGCGCGCTACCGTCTACGGCGCACTCGTCATCTTACCCAAGGATGGACAGAGCTATCCATTCCCTAAACCCGCCGACGAATTCCCCGTTTTAATcg GGGAATGGTGGAAAGCTGATATACAGGAGGTTATGGAGGAATTTCTTGCAAATGGAGGAGACCCTAATAATTCTGATGCTTTTCTTCTAAATGGTCAACCCGGTGATCTATATCCATGCTCAAAACAAG ATACGTTCAAGGTGACGGTGGAATTCGGAAAAACCTATTTATTCCGTCTGGTGAATTCAATAATGAACAACATCATGTTCTTCAAAATCGCCAACCATAACATCACTGTCGTCGGATCAGACGCGAGCTACACGAAGCCATTAAACAGCGATTACATAACAATCTCCCCAGGCCAAACCATAGATTTCTTGCTACATGCCAATCAAATACCTAGTCACTATTACATGGCTTCCCGAGTTTATGCCAGTTCGGGAATTTTCGACAGGGGCATCCCCACAGGTATCATAGAATACGCGGGAAACTACACCCCTCCGACGAATCTGACCGTCCCCGACTTCTTCGAATTCAACGACACCGGTGCAGCGGTGGCTTTCACAAACCAGCTCAAAAGCTTGGCCGACAAAAAACACCCGGTCGACGTTCCTCAAACCGTCGACAAAAGTTTATTCTTCACCCTTTCGGTGAACACACGCAACTGCAGCAGCAACAGTAGTACATCATGCGTCAGGTCCGAAGGAGACCGGCTTCTGGCAAGTGTGAACAATATAACGTTGTTGCTGCCGCACACATCGATTCTTAATGCTTATTACTACAAAATACCAGGAGTTTACACAAAAGACTTCCCTGAATCGCCCTTGTATAAGTTCAATTACACCGGGGAGATTACATCTAACCTAACCGATCCTCAGAACGGAACTCGCGTGCTTGTTCTTGAACATAACACTAATGTGGAACTCGTGTTCCAAGGGACTAATATCGTGGGAGGGATTGATCATCCTATGCACTTACACGGGCATAGTTTCTATGTTGTCGGGTCCGACTTAGGAAACTTCAACCCAGACATACATCCCAAGAACTACAACCTCAAAGACCCTCCTTTGATGGAGACAATCGCGGTTccgagaaatggttggaccgcGATACGATTCAAGGCAAACAATCCAG GAGTTTGGTTCATGCACTGCCACTTTGAGAGGCATGTAAGCTGGGGAATGGGAATGACATTCATCATCAAGAATGGCAAAGGCGGAAAAGCTCGGATGGCTCCACCACCTCGTGATATGCCTAAGTGCacttga